Genomic segment of Anaerolineales bacterium:
TCCCCCGACGCACCAGCGCTGTGGCGCAAGTGGTTTTCGGGAAGCGGCAAAAGGAGGAAGGGCGCACGGCCGGCGGGGAAGGAGAAAGGGGATGAAGCGCTGTTTAAATAGATTCACTCATTGTTGGAGGCAACCATGACTCATCAAAAATCAGAAGAAACACCACCCCTCGACGACAGAAGAAACACCACCCCTCGACGACACCCCCTTCCTCTGTTCCTGAAGCGGTAGCGGGGAAATGTCACAATCGATCATCGAGATACGTTCCACATCACCGATGTTGCCAATGTGACAATGGAATGGCTATAATTCATCCGGCGCGGCGAGCTTCGAAGCCGCAGAAAGGACCATGGGAGATGAAAACAACAAATACGCTGCGGAGGCTCTGCCTTCTGATCCTGACCTGTACATGGCTTCTATCCGCCTGTGGCGAGAATATCACGGTACCGGATGCGGATGATACGCCACCTACGATCTCGTTGAGTGTACTCATTCCGGGTGAAGAGGAGATCGTGCTCACCAGCGAGAGCGACTATGTGGAGCGCGCTGTTGACCGGCGAGATACAATCACATTCACCGCCATCGCCAAGGACGAAGACGGAGGTGTGATAAACGTCAAGATCATCGGTGAGGTTACGGTCGATTGTGTAAGTGAGAATTACGGTCAACGCAAGACGGCTTACCTGCTTTCCGAGAACCCAATCGATGCTGGCCCAGGCGACACGGCACAAACCGTGCGCATGACCTCCATGTCGACATCCATCGAGACCAACATTAATGGATGCACCGGTAATTACGAGTTCAACTGGTTAGAAGGCGAGGTGTATGCCTACGCCGAGAATTTCCACAGCGGTGTTTCCGTGAGCGCACCGTTCCACTTTTACTACCCGGGTCGAGGCGAGGCGGACTCCACGAAGAGTGATGAATCTGACCAGGAATCTTACGAAGAGCCAACGATTACTTTACAGGAAACAGACGTTGAACTCCCGGACTTCCAGCTTGCCCCAATCCATATCAATTTCAACGCCGATGATTACCGCATCGCCAAAGGGGAGGCCAAGGTAACCATCGAAGTCATTACACCACCGGCGGCACCAACCGGCCTACACGCGGAATTGGTTTGCGGTAAGGAAGACGTGGTAACGCTGAGCTGGACAGATCAAGCTGACGATGAAACGGGATACCGGGTTTATCGGGATGGCAAGTTGATCGCCAAACTGTCGGCGAATGCTACGAGCTACCAGGACACACTCACGTCTGAATACTATCACGTCTATTCGGTGGAAGCGTACAACGAGGCTGGATCATCAGCGCGGATTTCCGTGACCCAGGAAGAAAACTGCTATCGGTAACACTCACGCGTTATGAAATCTGCTTTCTTTTCAGGGCTGTCTCACTTAGGACAGCCCTGTTGACCTTCCATCTTCGATTCATTCTGGTCAGCGCCTGAATTCGCAGGCGGGTAACGGCATCGAAGGAAAAAGTATCTAAATTTTCACCACCCACTCGTACCCATTTGCTTTTCGGCGCCATTCACCAACGATGCACAGAATATGATTAAATACGTGTGTTGGGGTGAAAGCAGATCAGGTGAAACAACCCGTCGAATTCCGAACACAATCGATCAGATTCACAGTAACTCTCCCACACAGGAGGCGAAGACGGTTTGTGAAATCAGAACGCAAGAAATCGAAACCCGAGGAAATCTCACTCCTGCGTAACGCCCCTTTCGTGTGTTCCTGGAGCGGCGGAAAGGACTCCTGCCTGGCGCTGTGGCAAGCGATCGAACATGGCGGCGTCCCTCAGGCGCTGCTGACGATGCTGGACGAGCATGGCCGGCGCTCGCGCTCGCATGGCCTTCCGCTGCAGGTTCTGCAAGCGCAAGCCGACGCAATGGGAATCCCCTTGATCACTGCCCAGGCGTCCTGGGACGAATACGAGGCGGCATTCACTGCGGCGCTGCGCGCCGCAGCGCACGAAGGTGCGCGGGCGAGCGTGTTTGGTGACATCGATTTCGAAGAGAATCGCGCCTGGGAAGAGAAGGTCTCGCAGCAAGCCGGGATGCAGGCATACATCCCCTTGTGGCAGCAACCCCGCGAAGAACTGCTGCGCACCTTTTTCGAACTTGGATTCAAGGCCACGATCATCGCCGTAAAAGATGATAGGTTGGGAAAGCGTTTCCTCGGGCGCGTACTGGATGATGATTTGCTTGTCGAATTCGAACAGGCGGGCATCGATCTCTCGGGAGAGGCTGGCGAATATCATACGATCGTAACGGATGGGCCTCTCTTTAACAAGCCATTGAGTCTGCGAAAGGGCGAGATCACACAGCATGCAGGCGTGTGGTTTCTAGGCATGCAGATCGGTTAAATAATGACCCCGTTGACACACGCGCCGGCATCGTGGAGGTAGACGTGAAACCCTCAGCTATCAACTTCGACGAGAAACTGGCTTCCTTTTCGGAACATTGGTCACCGAAGATCGTGGCCCGGATGAACGAGTATCATTTCAAACTGGTCAAGTTCCGGGGCGAGTTCGTCTGGCACAAGCATGCCGACACCGACGAGGTCTTCATCGTGCTGCACGGCGAGATGGCCATCGACTTCCGCGACGGGCCCGTCGAGCTCCGTCCCGGGGAAATGATCGTCGTTCCGCAGGGAATCGAACACCGGCCGCGTGCCGAAAAGGAATGCCGGGCGCTGCTCGTCGAACCGGCCGGCACGGTCAACACCGGCGACGCCGGCGGCGAGCTGACGGCGGAGAAAGATGTCTGGATATAAAACCATTCGTCTTGCAATGCCGTGTTAATGCAAAGCCGCTACTGGATGCATGTTGGATTCCTCAGATCAATCCCCTATGTATCCATTCGAATAGACGCCGATATCGAGCCGGCGGAATTTTTCAATTTCGTCCGGAGATGAAAGACTGTGTACGTAAGGCACAGCACCTACTGCACGCAGCGCCGTAACGAACTCGGGTGTATATCTTCGCTTTTGCCTTGAATTTTCTGCGAGAGAGAGATTTTGGTCCCGTTCTTGCCACCACATCATGACCGCTGGGATATCATTTTTCGTCACGAATTCAATCACTTCATCATCATCGAACTCACCCGACCATTGCGTTCGCACGAGTGCCAGCATGTACCATGGAAATCTGTACATCTTACGGATCTCATCGTAATCCCACTGTTCTGTAATATGTGGGATCATCCGATTCAAAATACTCGGAGGAGCTTGATGGACAATCGTTTCGTAGATTTTTAGATGATCCCACTTGGTGTCAAGAATTAGGTAAGCATCTTTATGCTTGCGAAGGAGATTAATAAGATCTTGACTCGTCAGCAGAGGATAGCGCCCGTCCCATGCCAACCCCTCGATATCATCTTTGGTTATATCTCTGAAACTCCCCGTCAACCCGTAATGCTCTTCGGTCCCATCATGTGCAGCAATCACTGTCCCATCACTTAGTCGTAAAAGGTCAACCTCG
This window contains:
- a CDS encoding cupin domain-containing protein, giving the protein MKPSAINFDEKLASFSEHWSPKIVARMNEYHFKLVKFRGEFVWHKHADTDEVFIVLHGEMAIDFRDGPVELRPGEMIVVPQGIEHRPRAEKECRALLVEPAGTVNTGDAGGELTAEKDVWI
- a CDS encoding diphthine--ammonia ligase, with product MKSERKKSKPEEISLLRNAPFVCSWSGGKDSCLALWQAIEHGGVPQALLTMLDEHGRRSRSHGLPLQVLQAQADAMGIPLITAQASWDEYEAAFTAALRAAAHEGARASVFGDIDFEENRAWEEKVSQQAGMQAYIPLWQQPREELLRTFFELGFKATIIAVKDDRLGKRFLGRVLDDDLLVEFEQAGIDLSGEAGEYHTIVTDGPLFNKPLSLRKGEITQHAGVWFLGMQIG
- a CDS encoding glycerophosphodiester phosphodiesterase family protein, with amino-acid sequence MVEALKRSWTFITLAIISVGTFVVLILMGIWPVSLDNPFNKYAYVAHALGSTDDGTTMTNSLDAFETSYARGFRILEVDLLRLSDGTVIAAHDGTEEHYGLTGSFRDITKDDIEGLAWDGRYPLLTSQDLINLLRKHKDAYLILDTKWDHLKIYETIVHQAPPSILNRMIPHITEQWDYDEIRKMYRFPWYMLALVRTQWSGEFDDDEVIEFVTKNDIPAVMMWWQERDQNLSLAENSRQKRRYTPEFVTALRAVGAVPYVHSLSSPDEIEKFRRLDIGVYSNGYIGD